Proteins co-encoded in one Xiphophorus couchianus chromosome 16, X_couchianus-1.0, whole genome shotgun sequence genomic window:
- the ramp2 gene encoding receptor activity-modifying protein 2 — translation MNRVLFSKMTVTRFSLVFSGCLVTFLIWGCTNVICLDNDKATVQPLTTTTVYGYNETQTMDNEISGHQLQFPCASGPVCHNICKFCEENYGKPSMECLSYIFDDYLHFFNEKMRSLNSTDWCVWDKVSSSYSDFSTYTETVSDCLLIPWPNSLVEKLFVNIHSEYFKTCPTEEFSDPPPGIVLALVITPICLIPVMVSLVVIKTKNGDGTS, via the exons ATGAACAGAGTATTGTTCAGCAAAATGACTGTCACCAGATTCTCTCTTGTGTTCTCTGGCTGCTTAGTGACTTTTCTCATTTGGG GATGCACAAATGTAATTTGTCTGGATAACGACAAAGCAACGGTGCAACCGCTCACAACAACAACAGTGTATG GGtataatgaaacacaaacaatggATAACG AGATCTCAGGACACCAACTGCAATTTC CTTGTGCGAGTGGTCCCGTTTGCCACAATATTTGTAAGTTCTGCGAGGAGAATTATGGCAAACCATCAATGGAGTGTCTTTCTTATATATTTGATGactatttgcattttttcaatGAGAAAATGAGATCACTAAACTCAACTGACTGGTGCGTCTGGGATAAAGTGAGCAG ctcCTACAGCGACTTTAGCACGTACACCGAGACCGTATCTGACTGCCTGCTGATCCCATGGCCAAACTCACTGGTGGAAAAACTCTTTGTCAACATCCACTCTGAGTATTTCAAAACGTGCCCCACAGAGGAGTTTAGTGACCCACCACCAGGAATCGTGTTAGCCCTGGTGATCACTCCCATCTGCCTGATACCAGTTATGGTCAGCCTGGTGGTGATCAAAACCAAAAATGGGGATGGCACATCCTGA
- the LOC114160288 gene encoding bryoporin, whose product MPETAEAVSATLTTNRHCTVEITNISGSYCLINPKVYMTSGFSYHPPQPTVRTQKTEVCSFTKDDNTATGAVGLLTYDLFHMQSRVCSERMALMFSVPFDHTIYKNRLAVGVVEHSRACDKHLYDQMYDGKDLSNFTRSEANGCGLEYKAAHVDLRATMSTTGKAIVKVELYDKMGR is encoded by the exons ATGCCTGAAACAGCAGAGGCTGTGTCCGCCACTCTTACAACCAACAGGCACTGCACCGTAGAGATAACCAATATCAGCGGCAGCTACTGTCTCATTAACCCAAA GGTTTACATGACAAGTGGCTTTTCGTACCACCCACCCCAGCCCACAGTTCGCACCCAAAAGACAGAAGTGTGCTCCTTCACTAAAGATGACAACACCGCCACCGGTGCGGTCGGCCTGCTAACCTACGACCTGTTCCACATGCAAAGCCGGGTTTGTTCGGAGCGCATGGCCCTCATGTTCTCCGTGCCTTTCGACCACACAATTTACAAGAACCGGCTGGCTGTAGGTGTGGTCGAGCATTCCCGGGCCTGCGACAAACATCTGTACGACCAGATGTATGATGGGAAAGATCTCAGCAACTTCACCCGTTCTGAGGCAAACGGATGTGGGCTGGAATACAAAGCAGCACATGTTGATTTAAGAGCCACAATGTCTACAACAGGCAAAGCTATTGTTAAAGTAGAGCTGTATGATAAAATGGGCCGTTAG
- the apnl gene encoding actinoporin-like protein yields the protein MMESAEAVAADVTSKRSVTIEISNITNNYCLISPKAYLDNGEVFNPPQPTVRPLKTEVCTFTKSGGKATGSVGVMTYDLFERSQNDYIETLAIMFSVPWDYNLYKNWFAVGIYKKGRNCDKDLFKEMYYEKKEHEHGFVRGEANGSGINYVGNYLDIKATMCPMGNAIMKVEVWDKLFTHLGQQAY from the exons ATGATGGAGTCGGCTGAAGCTGTGGCAGCTGATGTGACCAGCAAGAGAAGTGTGACTATTGAAATCTCAAATATCACAAATAACTACTGCCTCATCAGTCCCAA aGCTTACCTTGACAATGGAGAGGTGTTCAATCCACCTCAACCGACAGTACGCCCCCTAAAGACAGAGGTGTGCACCTTCACCAAGTCTGGTGGAAAAGCAACCGGTAGCGTTGGCGTCATGACCTACGACCTTTTCGAGAGGTCCCAGAATGACTACATTGAGACGCTGGCCATCATGTTTTCAGTTCCCTGGGACTACAACCTGTACAAGAACTGGTTTGCGGTGGGCATCTATAAAAAGGGTCGCAACTGTGATAAGGATTTATTCAAAGAAATGTACTATGAGAAGAAAGAGCATGAGCATGGTTTTGTCAGAGGGGAAGCCAATGGCTCAGGAATCAATTATGTGGGAAACTACCTTGACATCAAAGCAACTATGTGTCCCATGGGCAATGCCATCATGAAGGTGGAGGTATGGGACAAGCTTTTCACACACTTGGGACAGCAGGCTTACTAG